Proteins from one Pseudarthrobacter sp. BIM B-2242 genomic window:
- a CDS encoding L-serine ammonia-lyase, which produces MAVGVFDLFSVGIGPSSSHTVGPMRAAAVFAEELRGAGVLEKVAGLRVDLYGSLAATGHGHGTMTAILLGLEGFHPEKILPAEVEERLAAIAETGMLNLAGAGEGGGVQLPYGVKDIILRPLTILPRHTNGMTFTVTDENGEELHKATFFSVGGGFIVREGEEDAALKELDESKKELPLPFRTAAELLGRCQSKGLSIGEIMFVNERASRTEEEIREGLLHIYSVMEECVEVSLKREGLLPGGLKVRRRAPDWHERLLKEDKDRDPKYWQEWVNLIALAVNEENASGGRVVTAPTNGAAGIIPAVLYYALHFAPGMDKATQEDRDDVVVKFLLVAGAIGVLYKEQASISGAEVGCQGEVGSASSMAAAGLAEVMGGTPQQVENAAEIAMEHNLGLTCDPIGGLVQVPCIERNAIAAAKAINAAKMALWGDGTHRVSLDEVIVTMRETGRDMSSKYKETAMGGLAVNVVEC; this is translated from the coding sequence ATGGCCGTTGGAGTCTTTGATTTGTTCTCCGTCGGGATCGGGCCTTCGAGCTCGCACACGGTTGGGCCCATGCGGGCTGCTGCCGTGTTTGCCGAAGAGCTCCGGGGCGCCGGCGTCCTGGAGAAAGTGGCGGGGCTGCGGGTGGACCTGTACGGGTCGCTCGCTGCAACGGGCCACGGCCATGGCACCATGACGGCCATCCTGCTGGGTCTTGAGGGGTTCCATCCCGAAAAGATCCTGCCGGCCGAGGTGGAGGAGCGGCTCGCCGCGATTGCCGAGACCGGGATGCTGAACCTTGCCGGCGCCGGTGAAGGGGGAGGCGTCCAGCTTCCCTACGGCGTGAAGGACATCATCCTGCGCCCGCTGACCATCCTGCCGCGCCACACCAACGGCATGACGTTCACGGTCACCGACGAAAACGGTGAGGAGCTGCACAAGGCCACGTTCTTCTCCGTCGGCGGCGGCTTCATTGTCCGCGAAGGCGAAGAGGACGCGGCCCTGAAGGAGCTCGACGAGTCCAAGAAGGAGCTGCCGCTGCCCTTCCGCACCGCGGCGGAGCTGCTGGGCCGGTGCCAGTCCAAGGGTCTGTCCATCGGCGAGATCATGTTCGTCAACGAACGTGCCTCCCGCACCGAGGAAGAGATCCGCGAGGGGCTGCTGCACATCTACTCCGTCATGGAGGAGTGCGTGGAAGTCAGCCTCAAGCGCGAGGGGCTGCTGCCCGGGGGACTGAAGGTCCGCCGTCGTGCGCCTGACTGGCACGAACGCCTCCTCAAGGAGGACAAGGACCGGGACCCCAAGTACTGGCAGGAATGGGTGAACCTGATCGCCCTGGCGGTCAACGAGGAGAACGCGTCCGGCGGCCGCGTGGTCACCGCGCCCACCAATGGCGCGGCCGGCATCATCCCCGCGGTACTCTATTACGCGCTGCATTTTGCGCCCGGAATGGATAAGGCAACGCAGGAAGACCGCGACGACGTTGTGGTCAAGTTCCTGCTCGTGGCCGGTGCCATCGGGGTGCTTTACAAGGAACAGGCGTCCATTTCGGGCGCCGAGGTGGGCTGCCAGGGCGAGGTGGGCTCGGCGTCGTCGATGGCGGCGGCAGGGCTCGCGGAGGTCATGGGCGGCACACCGCAGCAGGTGGAGAACGCCGCGGAAATCGCGATGGAACACAACCTGGGCCTGACGTGCGATCCGATCGGCGGCCTGGTGCAGGTTCCCTGCATCGAGCGGAACGCCATCGCGGCGGCGAAGGCCATCAACGCGGCGAAGATGGCGCTCTGGGGAGACGGCACGCACCGCGTGTCCCTCGACGAGGTGATTGTGACCATGCGGGAAACCGGCAGGGACATGAGCTCCAAGTACAAGGAAACAGCCATGGGCGGCCTCGCCGTCAACGTAGTGGAATGCTAA